The sequence tttggtttattttaatcCTCTTTGGCACTTTGGTCACTTGAACATCTTTGGATTTTGGACCAAATAAGACATTTGAGAATGTCAGCCTTGGTTTCAAGAAACACCTTAtttacacagtttttttttttttttttaatattttataaacTGAATCTATTGATAAATCAAGGAAAATAACTGTTAGCTACAGGCTGACAGAAAAGGAATGTGAATGATCAGCCTTCAGTGATAGGAGCAAGTCGCGCATGTGAACGCAACAAAAAAGTCTGGAGTCTTATTGTCTCCATTAAGTCCTAAGTTTCTGATTCAGGTGAAAATGAAATCAAtttatatatatcctttatttaaccaggtaaaaaaagcctcattgagattgcaaatctctttttcaagagtgacctggccaagaaaagcagcaaaatacacagtttctgacaagacaaaatcaacacataataaaaaaaaaacaaaacaacttacaATCCATagtgacaaaacaatcatttgtgcaagtttaaaaacagttacattgaccgAGCTCACTGATTTCCCACTCCTTTAAAACAGCTTTCAATTCACTtatagtaacaagttcagatagatGTAGGTTTTTTTGCAGGACATTTCATGCAGAGGGGGCAGCATATTGAAATGCAGTCTTACCCAGCTCTGTTCTGGCTCTACGAACCACCATCACTAGGAACTCACCAATTTGAGTCACTGCTGGAAACTGAGCAGACGAGTCAAGTCATTGCAAGTGATGAGTCACTTCCAGGTCTACATGAAGAGTGGAGACATCAAGTACAAGCTCCAAATGGACAATGGTGAGTGATGGTCACAAATGAAATTATAGGCCGATACATCTACACATTTGTAAAGTGAAAAGAGAAGTCATTCTTTCTAGTTCCCttcatataaaaaatgtaaagtcAACTAAGCCTAAAACACTTACATTACTGACAGTCCTGGAGTTTGATAAACTACTTTTATTGAAGTACTGTATTTCATTTAAAATCTGAGGCCTTTACATTTTATTTGACTCTTTTATACAACCTCCTATTCCACTGCATCTCAcactaaacaactgacagcttttaaATCCTAAAAACCTCGTCCAGCTTCAGATGTGTCGTCGATTCTGAATGTTTGTGAAATACTGAAGGATTAAGTGTTTCCTTTTTATGTTGAGTTTGAAGTTCTCCTAAATAAACTCTAAACCTCTCTTGGATTCAAAAGAAAACGCATCACCACAAATCTGAAAATAGGCCTGTTTTTCCGAGCTCATTAATGGTTGACTTTTTAGTCATACGCTCAGAAAAAAGTTTGGTTAGACCTTTAGGTTTTCACAGGACAGCAATGCTACAAACATATGATCTTTTATAGGATTTGATGCTttactgtagattaaactacctaCAGTACAGGCAGTACAAATTTCCATGTTAACCATGTACAGCAGTAAATTAAGTAAGAAAATATCATATATAATGGAAAAGCACTGACAGGGACCGCTTTAATGTTCATTTAACACTATGACTTATGCATTTAAATATAATGAAGTATATTCAGTGTCATCTTTGTACTTGAGTAAACAATCGAAATACTTCCTCCACCAATGATGATGTATTGGTCATTCAAGTAAATTTAGTAGCAGTTACTTAATATTAATATTAGTGTTACTGATGCATTAATGTATAGAATAAAAATATCTTTCACCCCCACTCCTGTCAGACTCTAATACCTTAGTCTGATGAACGATAGACTGGTGATCGCTTgtttaatttttcttcagtttcgtcAGCTGATGGAAAAAATTCCCACTAGGGATCAATAAGGTATATTTGTACCTGTATCTGAATTCCCTCTTCCTTCTGTCTTACTTCAACAACTAGAGGCTGCTTTACAAAGACGGACACACTCTGCATTAGAAATCATCGGATTATGAAATGTGTCTTCTTATGTTATATAATGTTGAAGAATCTGCAACAAGCCAAAATCAAGCCCTTTCCATCAGTATTACTCAAGGAAATCTCAAGTCCTAAAAACTAGTCAGTGATCAGATGCacaaaactgaaatgtttttattttttgaacaAGAAATAAGGATTAAAGAACAAGGTATAGTAAATaaagaatatagaaaaaatataatGTTGTGAATCTGCAGTAAAATGTGTCTAATGTACCAAAAAAGTACTATTACTTTCAGGATGTCGAGCAAAATAAGACACTGACCTTAAAGGCGGGCAAATGTTTTATTCATACAGTTACTAACAAAGTATGCCagcaaataaaaaacattaatagACAATTTGAATACACAAAATTGAATGTGGTTATTTTTTATCTACATGAAAAACTTAAAGGAATGACACAGCAAAGAAATTAATGAAGACTCCCTCCTCTGCCTCTTCACCTATGCTGTGCAGAAGATGACAGGAcactgccccctggtggtcactTTTCGATCAGTGAGTCCAGCTGCTCCTGCAGGGAGGCCAGCTGTTGGAGCAGAAAATAGAAGGTGTGATTGATGCCCGACAGCCCCGGGGTGTAATTGCAGGGTAAGTGGATGATGATTAACATGTCTCTTCACATTAATTTGCTGCCTTCATTTGTCAATACAAACAATGACCCCAGACAGTGGGTGGCCTCAGTGCCATAGCTGTAAAAAGGATGGCTGGTAGCTGCTGACAAATTACATTTTGCTTGATCAAATTTCAACTTTGCTATTAGGCATAAAAACTGCTGCTTTAAAAAAAGACAGCAAGCTCACTGCTGCCTGCAAACATGGCGTCTGACTCTCATACAAGATAAATGATGCGAAGAAAAATTCATGCAAAGTGCTGAAAGCTGTAAAACGCTCACTGCAAGCACTGATCCTTGGCTTTTACAAAAAGGCTCTTACCTGCTCCATCTCTCGCTCCTCCTGCTGAATAATCTCATCCAACAAGGCTTGGAAGCGGTTCTGTGTGAAGAGAGACAAACAAGATTTGTTCGAGTCGACATGCTGAGCCTCATTAAATTGTGATggctgtaaatgtgtgtctgccTGGGCTGCTCATGTCACTATCTCCTCTCTGACAGAAAGGCCACTTGGAATGCCAGCTAGAGACAGCTGACCTTTTCCCTGCGACTGTGATAATAACGACTGGAGATGGGGCTTTGACGGTCCCCAAACACCAGACAACGAGAGCTCTAAATGGCAGTGTAAAAAGGGCCATGGTTACTCATGTTTCAGTGATTGTAAAGTCTTTACTAAAGAGCAGCTAAACAGTGGATTTTTACGCCATTTTTCTGCTTGGAAGAGTCTTTACAGTAAAGGACTGATAGAAGAAATGTAATATTTAAAGCTTTACGTTCATATGAAATGGCTagcagtgttatttttttttttgcatatttgtttCCTGTTAAAAGCTGTGGAGGGTGACCTCCTTCTGGAAAAGCCTGGTGTGCTGTGGTTTGATCCGTAACAACACAGTTGTGACCAGTATGTTAGTCAACTTCTCGGCCCACTGCACCACTCAGTAACTCCTAGAAATTGTAGCCTGGGGTGAAAAATATCTAAGGGTTTGGTGGTTGTTTTCCAGGAAATTACAAATTAAAATACATTATCATTAAGAATATCTACAAAATGACTTTTAATCGTAGTTGGGCCAGGGAAAGTAGAAGAAGGTATGTACAGAATGATTCTGTACATGCAGACATAGATTATGAACTGTGTTGGTGAAATGTGTGTGTTCGCTGCTTACTTTGAGGGCCTGGTTTTCTACTTTCATGATGAGCTCTTCTTGCTGTTTCTTGCGGGCGCGTGTCTCTTGCAGCTTAGCCTTGACGCTGTTAATCTGCACCTGGTATTCCATGACTGCAGGGAGGAGTGGAAGAGTCACATCAGACAAAGTGCTCATTTATGCTTCTGTTTTTGTGTAAAGTGGAAAGCAATAATGAAGCTCAACACTACACCCACTAAGTCATGAGGACAAGGATTGCTCCTCAGTTTACCGATTCACAAGGATGCCTCCATTTTGGTCTGACAAATTGCAATTAATGGGAACAACAAATCCATTTGAACAGACGTGAGCCAGCATCACTAAAAGACCCAACTAAATCAGTCTTCTGTGAGCTCCGCAGAGGGTTCTTATTAAACCCAACCAAAGTGATAGCTCCCAACAACAACCTGTGGCTCCATTATAATCAACTATCCTCCAAACTAAGTGTATCCGTCCACTGCTCCCCCCTGCTGACTCTAAAATCCTCTTATATTTCCCATCTAATGTGCAAAAATCAAGCCAGGAGGAGTCCCTGCAGACACGTTTATTACAGCATTACAGTGTTGCCAAGAACATGCACAGCCAGATTCCGACACACTTTAAAAGGCTCTGCTGGGCAGCTGCACTGGAGCTGGCCAGTAGTGTTACCGACTGACAGCTCCATGTATGTAGATAAGGAGGCACTAAGCTGTCAGAGTGGACATCTGTCTGAGCTGCATGCTGAGATACAACACCTGTCAGATGGGTGAAATGAAGACTAGAGGGGAGAACTGTCAGAGTGTGCATCTCTGTGGGAGAAGGTGGGTATTTAACTTAAAGCAGGGCTACTCCTTTCAGTGAGAGACATCTGACCTGAAAAACTCAGCTCTGATTTTAGAAGCCCAGACACTGGGCTCAGGTTATTTTTGACCTCTGCTTTGACAAGAATCTGAGGGGGTTTGATTTAATTTCACGTCAGTCTCTAGTCTTGGAGTACGGTCTGACACCAGTACGCTAGTTCCACAGCTGTGACCGCTGCAAGAGACTAAAATGAAAGACTGTTGGTATGCAGAGTAAGTTGGCTGAAAGAATCAGCATTCACACTGAGGTGTATGTGCAAGCTGCAAGCACAGCAAGAAAGATTGTGTAATTCTAATGCTGCACTTAGTTCATCCACCAGTTCAtccgtccacacacacacacacacacacacacacagtgtggtTTCAACATTTCCACATGCTCAGTATATAAATGATGACATATAGACACATGCATCTTGGTTTATACATGAGGGATTGCATGTGCATGTCTTGCATTTCTGTAAGTTGATAACTTTTCACATCCCTACATTTATACAGGTAACACTTGGGTAGATTTCTGCACTATACTGCATCAGTAACAATATTTCACCTGTAATACATAGATAACATTTTCATGCCTGAGTAAGATTTTGTACAAATCCCCCAAGCTTTTAAGTTAAGTTTTTCCCATTATATTTCCTATAGAGATGCTCAGATTTCTGCGTCTCACCTATTTGGTTGTTTCTGTCGGTCTCATGTTGTGCTGAGTCTGATTCATTGAGTTTGTCTTGGAGCTGTCGGACCAGATCATCCTCTGTGTCCATGATATTCAGATCCTCATCCTCGTGCCGGTCTCCTTCGTCCTCCTCATCCTCACTTGAGCTGCTTATGTCATTGAAGATCTCCCTCAGTTCATCACGCTGGGCTGGTTATTCAGAACATACAGTATATTGGTGTTAAAACATCGACACAAGCCAGAATGTTGAAGATTTTGGTTAAATCCAAGAAAgcagcttagttgtagtttataaTAGCAGATGCTATGGCATGGGGTCATAATGCAAGTCTGCGACAATGATGTGGACTCCAAAATGTACTAATGATGTTGAAGATATGTGAAAGGGACACTGTTTGCTCTCACACTTGGCGTAAAAGTCACAGAAGCATGACCAAACTGTATTGGTGTGTAATATATTTCCAATACAGGGAACCAATCACTAGTCTTCAAGCAGAAGTGGCTGAATACACGCATGAGATAACACTGTGCTACCCCAGCAATTTGGTGTTAAGTTTAAAGTAATATTATTCAGTGCATTCATGCACACCTCTCTGTTGAGCACCTGTAAGTGCCAGCACACTGTGCATTTAGGAGCTGGCCAGGTTCTCTGGGGAATGCAGAGGCAGGAACAAGCTCAAGGCCAAAGATTAACTAATGCTTGAGTGGGCTCCATTTCCTTTTCACACTACTGGGGCAGAGGCTATCAAGAGTGCCAAAGGTGGTGCACATGCTCAAAATGAAGAGGGTTAACCTTTGCTGCCTAGTGGAGAAGAGAACCAGACAGAGCATTGTATAACAGTCAGGTCAATGCAAGGGCTACATGTGCCAAGAAATCCCTGTATCAAATTCCTTTTGTAGATTTTTCATAAAATGGTGACCCTGTATGCTCCAGGTCATTTGTAGACGTAAAGGTACATAGCCTCCTTTTGTAGTTTTAGCCACACAGGACTCCAGCAGAAACTCTAAAATTGGTCTTTATTATTCACATAGCACTACATGCATTATAGATGTAAAGGCGCCTCCAGAATATGAGATTTTATCAATCTTATAAGTTTACTACAAGTCAAGCTTTGCAGCTCGGTCAAGAAATGACATTTGATTCATGTAggctgtatgaaaaaaaaaaacacctgtgaaTTGCAAACTATGAAACACGTCAATATTCAATACCAAAATGTCAATGATTGGCATTGTCCAGGGGAAAATGGACAGAGTGGATACTAACACCCTGTATTAAATGGACTCCAGACAATTAAATCATCAAGTATTGATAAACTAAGACACCTTTGGGTTCTTAGCAATATTGGAGAAATTCAATAGAGTTTTCCCCTTTTTTCTCACCAACTCAATTTCTGACAAAGACATTCATCTGTGATTCATTTTGCCATCTTGTGTTGGGAATCCATAATAATACCATTAAAGTATCCGACTGATAATTAGTATCTTTAGTATCTTTTGTGGTGCTAGAGTGATTATGGATGAAGCTAAGCTGAGAATTGTAACAATCTGAAAGGGAGGACAATGTGGACCTAGTTGTGGCACAAGAAAAGATGGTGATTAGAGATGCTAATATTACAAAGACagctttaagtatttttaccATAAACAATTTCCAGTGTTCTGTATATCAGTGCATCATTTCATGCACATTCCTATTAGTTGGTTAGTGGACATAGGTCACAGTAGCAGCTACATTGTgtgacagtcattctaaattgcTGACATTGTAAGCATGACTACATTGTCTGTCCAGACTCTTAATTTATATGTAGTGAAGACTAAAGAAATGCAATGCAAGCTCGtgagggaattttttttttagtataatcCATTCCCAAACTATGGCTAAAGGTGTTATGGCAGAACCATTGTGATGCCATGGCAAAGTTCACCTTTGACTTTTAGATACAAAATGCTATCATTTCATCACTTCTCCTATGGCACATTTACATTTTGCTGCAATTATTGTACAAACACTTGGAATGGAAAAAAGGTCAGTGTGACCCTCGACCAACAACCACCAAAATATAACTGGTACATCTTTACTGAACTTGTtcaaaatttgagaaaaaaaaatctcatcatATTCCTGAGATATTGCATTTACAATTGCAATTCACAACGACAACataacacaaatatataaaaaccTGCTTTACTTACCAGAAGGACCATGGCCCATCTTATGTCCTGAAGTGCCGGGTGAGGAGTCCAGATTGGCCAGAGAGCCGTGCTGGTCTGCTTCCTTAGACTCATCCTCTGCAATGATTTCCCATCCTATGTATGATGTGTTAAGGTCAATATCTCCTTAGGAGCTACTAAAAAACTTTGAGAGGACCATCACAGAAAGCCTTTTGGGTTTTCAAGACCCTCATTTCCTACGAACTCTTCTTTGAAGTAGACCTGAAACCAAACTCCACAGGAACTGTCTCATTTGATCATTCATTACTGTGTCATATGTATATCTGCTACCTCATGCCACGCGCAAACTATAATTAGAATCCAGCTTCACTGTGAGCAACTAAGCAATGATAATGAACAGTCCATCTCAATTAACACACAGCATGTAGTCACTCATAGAGGCCCCGCTGTGCTCTTATTCTGTCAGACAAGTTTAGAGTTTCATTAGAGCACTAATGGCCTCCTCGCAAAGTGCATCTCTCTCACAAAGACATCAGACAGAGTCAACTCAGGTGAGCCAAGAAAGACACAGGGTGTCCACTTGGGGCAAATAACAGTCTATTTTGGCCAATAAATGGCAGTTGGATGATATTTTATTTAAGAAGATGGAATGAATCTGTCCTGTTGTAAAATCTTTAGTTTTGCAATATTAAAAACATCCAGCTGATTCTACATTTCAAGATGCAATCACCCTTTTTGGAATGAACATATTTTTTCtcaaaaatgaaacagaaaaccATTGTTGTTTTGATCCACaacaggatatttacattttaactGCTTTTAAATCTGGTTGTACTAAATATTTGAAACTGTCTAAAAGGATACGGACACTGACAGCCTCAGCGTCTGTGCTCAGCAATCTCTTCACTTCCTTTTCCACATCAGGAGATTCAATATACTgcaacagagagaaagagagagagaccggGTTACATGTAGCGTTAGAGGCATCCCACTCTCTTCCTTGATTTCTCTCCTGTTCTctgtctcacacatacacacacaaatataaaagCAGCAGCTGGCCGCATGCCAGGAAGCACATTAGCGATTAAAGACAGAAGGGGCCAAATCAATATGGCTCAGCTCTGCACCTTCAGGAAGATTTATTCAAAAGACAAAGTAGAAGTGTAGTGCTCAAGCACACTAGCTTTCACTTTGATCAAAGCAGAAGTGAAATAGCTTTTCCTGCGTGCCTTCAGGGCAAACTAAGAtggaaagctttatttatatgtaAATCTTGGTTTTCACTTTCACCACAGTTCCTGTTTTATGATATGTAAATGTCCTGTTGGAAGAAAGCATTGGAAAGAGATGTATCATCAGGCAAGATGCTAAAGAGATGGACGGGAAAGGGGAGGGGAGTGCTGAAGGggaaatgaaaatg is a genomic window of Sphaeramia orbicularis chromosome 10, fSphaOr1.1, whole genome shotgun sequence containing:
- the taf7 gene encoding transcription initiation factor TFIID subunit 7; this encodes MTSKLKVGKAGSKNKEDAPYELESQFILRLPTEYASTVRRIAQSGSMNMKDRLTIELHPDGRHGIVRVDRVPLACKLVDLPCMIESLKTVDKKTFYKTADVCQMLVCTLDGDLYPPLEEPTGTDPKSKKKDKDKDKKFVWNHGITCPLKNTRKRRFRKTAKKKYIESPDVEKEVKRLLSTDAEAVSVRWEIIAEDESKEADQHGSLANLDSSPGTSGHKMGHGPSAQRDELREIFNDISSSSEDEEDEGDRHEDEDLNIMDTEDDLVRQLQDKLNESDSAQHETDRNNQIVMEYQVQINSVKAKLQETRARKKQQEELIMKVENQALKNRFQALLDEIIQQEEREMEQLASLQEQLDSLIEK